From the Pseudomonadota bacterium genome, one window contains:
- a CDS encoding ferritin-like domain-containing protein has translation MGHWTLDDIPWDSFEPEKLDPELLKLVKAACMVEHHSGAYGQYLCAVFGDEPGICEDATNWAKEEVQHGQALRRYAELADPNFDFDDAFTRFSKGHPINVNAEQSVRGSRCGEMVARCAVEVGTSSYYSALRDSIDEPVLREICRYIAADEFRHYKLFYRYAKQFQKIEGVGRWKRFKIVLGRFFETGDDELSYAYYCGTGDTSPYVRKQANIACMARTLPLYRFEHVQLGVGMTLKSAGIKPQGILGKCITRVIWIAFRLYTRHLQRAAGYA, from the coding sequence ATGGGACATTGGACACTCGACGACATTCCTTGGGACAGTTTCGAGCCCGAAAAGCTCGATCCTGAACTCCTCAAGCTCGTCAAGGCGGCTTGCATGGTCGAACACCATAGCGGTGCCTATGGCCAATATCTGTGCGCCGTGTTCGGCGACGAGCCGGGCATCTGTGAAGACGCAACCAATTGGGCCAAGGAAGAAGTCCAGCACGGTCAGGCGCTGCGCAGGTATGCCGAGCTCGCCGATCCGAATTTCGATTTCGACGACGCGTTTACGCGCTTCTCCAAGGGCCACCCGATCAACGTCAACGCCGAACAATCTGTTCGTGGCTCGCGGTGCGGCGAAATGGTGGCACGCTGCGCCGTCGAAGTCGGCACCTCATCCTATTATAGCGCGCTCCGCGATTCGATCGACGAACCGGTGCTGCGCGAAATCTGCCGCTATATCGCGGCGGACGAGTTCCGCCATTACAAGCTGTTCTACCGCTACGCCAAGCAATTTCAGAAGATCGAAGGCGTCGGCCGCTGGAAGCGCTTCAAGATTGTGTTGGGACGCTTTTTCGAAACTGGCGACGATGAATTGAGCTACGCCTATTATTGCGGAACGGGCGACACCTCGCCCTATGTCCGCAAACAGGCGAATATCGCCTGTATGGCGCGCACGTTGCCGCTCTATCGCTTCGAACATGTCCAGCTCGGCGTCGGCATGACGCTAAAGTCAGCCGGGATCAAGCCGCAGGGCATTCTCGGCAAATGCATCACCCGCGTGATTTGGATCGCCTTCAGGCTTTATACCAGACATCTGCAACGCGCCGCCGGCTACGCCTGA
- a CDS encoding F0F1 ATP synthase subunit epsilon gives MADTFQFELVAPEKLIYSDDIEFVVVPGAEGDFGVLPGHSLLLSAVRPGIIEIFENDKPKERFFVGGGFAEVTPERCTILSTESVNLNDIDESAARQRLDTAERDLSDASSDAEREKCEKAIEVAQALLAACS, from the coding sequence GTGGCAGATACCTTTCAGTTCGAGCTCGTCGCGCCGGAAAAACTGATTTATTCGGACGATATCGAGTTTGTCGTAGTGCCGGGGGCGGAAGGCGATTTCGGTGTCTTGCCGGGTCATTCGCTGCTGCTGTCGGCGGTACGACCCGGAATTATCGAAATATTTGAAAATGACAAGCCGAAGGAGCGTTTTTTCGTCGGCGGTGGCTTCGCTGAGGTGACGCCTGAGCGCTGCACTATTCTGTCGACGGAATCGGTCAATCTCAACGACATCGACGAAAGCGCGGCGCGCCAGCGGCTGGATACAGCCGAGCGCGATTTGAGCGACGCGAGTTCCGACGCAGAACGCGAGAAATGTGAAAAAGCGATTGAGGTGGCTCAAGCCCTCCTCGCCGCCTGTTCCTGA
- the atpD gene encoding F0F1 ATP synthase subunit beta, with protein MATTDTNGTISQIMGAVVDVHFDGDLPAILNALETDNHGNRLVLEVAQHLGESTVRCIAMDTTEGLVRGQAVSDTGAGIMVPVGPEMLGRIINVIGEPIDERGPVTTTKSMPIHAPAPDFVDQSTEAEILETGIKVVDLLAPYAKGGKIGLFGGAGVGKTVIIMELINNIAKAHGGYSVFAGVGERTREGNDLYHEMIESGIIDLEGANSKVALVYGQMNEPPGARARVGLTGLAQAEYFRDEEGQDVLFFVDNIFRFTQAGSEVSALLGRMPSAVGYQPTLATEMGNLQERITTTQKGSITSVQAIYVPADDLTDPAPATSFSHLDATTVLSRQIAELGIYPAVDPLDSTSRMLDPRIIGEEHYAVAREVQRVLQTYKSLQDIIAILGMDELSEEDKLTVARARKIQRFLSQPFFVAEVFTGAPGKLVDLKDTISSFKAICAGEYDDLPEAAFYMVGAIEEAVEKAKQMAAEAA; from the coding sequence ATGGCCACTACAGACACAAACGGCACCATTTCCCAGATTATGGGTGCGGTCGTCGATGTTCATTTCGACGGCGACTTGCCGGCGATTTTAAATGCGTTGGAGACCGACAATCACGGTAACCGGCTGGTGCTCGAAGTGGCGCAGCATCTCGGTGAGAGCACTGTGCGCTGCATCGCCATGGACACCACCGAAGGCTTGGTGCGCGGCCAGGCCGTGAGCGACACGGGCGCCGGCATTATGGTGCCGGTCGGGCCGGAAATGTTGGGGCGCATCATCAATGTGATCGGCGAGCCAATCGACGAGCGTGGCCCGGTGACCACCACCAAGTCCATGCCGATCCATGCCCCGGCCCCGGATTTCGTCGATCAGTCGACGGAAGCGGAAATTCTTGAGACCGGCATCAAGGTTGTCGATCTGCTGGCGCCTTACGCCAAGGGCGGTAAGATCGGCCTGTTTGGCGGCGCCGGCGTTGGCAAGACCGTGATCATCATGGAGCTGATCAACAATATTGCTAAGGCGCATGGCGGATATTCAGTATTCGCCGGCGTCGGCGAGCGCACCCGCGAAGGCAACGACCTTTATCACGAGATGATTGAATCCGGCATTATCGACCTGGAAGGCGCGAACTCGAAAGTGGCACTGGTCTATGGCCAGATGAACGAACCGCCAGGCGCGCGTGCGCGGGTTGGTCTCACGGGCCTCGCTCAGGCGGAGTATTTCCGCGATGAGGAAGGCCAGGACGTGCTCTTTTTTGTCGACAACATCTTCCGCTTCACTCAGGCGGGCTCGGAAGTGTCCGCCCTGCTCGGCCGCATGCCGTCGGCGGTGGGCTATCAGCCGACGCTGGCCACTGAGATGGGCAATCTGCAGGAACGCATCACCACCACGCAAAAGGGCTCGATCACCTCGGTGCAGGCAATTTACGTACCGGCGGACGATCTCACCGACCCGGCGCCGGCAACATCCTTCTCGCATCTCGACGCCACTACCGTGCTGTCGCGCCAGATCGCCGAACTCGGTATTTACCCGGCGGTGGATCCGCTCGATTCGACCTCGCGCATGCTCGATCCGCGCATCATCGGCGAAGAGCATTACGCTGTTGCGCGTGAAGTTCAGCGGGTGCTGCAAACTTATAAATCACTGCAGGACATCATCGCCATTCTCGGCATGGACGAGCTGTCGGAAGAAGACAAGCTCACCGTCGCGCGGGCGCGCAAAATTCAGCGCTTCCTGTCGCAGCCGTTCTTCGTGGCCGAAGTATTCACCGGCGCGCCGGGCAAGCTGGTTGACCTCAAGGACACCATCTCAAGCTTTAAGGCGATCTGCGCCGGCGAATATGACGATCTACCGGAAGCCGCCTTCTACATGGTGGGCGCCATCGAGGAAGCCGTCGAAAAAGCCAAACAGATGGCTGCCGAAGCGGCTTAA
- a CDS encoding F0F1 ATP synthase subunit gamma — MATLKDLRTRIDSVTQTQKITSAMKMVAASKLRRAQEAAEAARPYAERMERMVGSLAEIMREREDAPAMLRGNGADNTHLIIVASSNRGLCGGFNSTITRAVRLRIMELRNDGKTVKIYCVGRKGREQLQREFGSLIIGSAEETSKRGPTYDEADVIGQKITTLFEAGEFDVCTIVYNHFKSVMTQIVTFQQIIPFADSAHGAEGNDAEEQIDRGGAIYEFEPEEAEILEQLLPYNLSIQVFRSLLENAASEQGARMTAMDSATRNAGEMIDKLTLNYNRTRQAKITGELIEIISGAEAT, encoded by the coding sequence ATGGCCACTCTCAAGGACCTGCGCACCCGCATCGACAGCGTGACGCAGACCCAAAAGATCACCTCGGCTATGAAGATGGTCGCAGCAAGCAAACTGCGCCGTGCGCAGGAAGCCGCCGAAGCGGCGCGGCCTTATGCCGAACGGATGGAACGCATGGTCGGCAGCCTGGCCGAGATCATGCGCGAGCGCGAAGACGCACCGGCGATGCTGCGCGGCAATGGCGCCGACAACACCCATTTGATCATCGTTGCGTCATCGAACCGGGGTCTCTGCGGCGGCTTCAATTCCACGATCACCCGCGCCGTGCGCCTCAGAATCATGGAACTGCGCAACGACGGCAAGACGGTTAAAATATACTGCGTTGGGCGCAAGGGGCGCGAGCAATTGCAGCGCGAATTCGGCTCGCTGATCATCGGCAGCGCCGAGGAAACGTCGAAACGCGGCCCGACCTATGATGAAGCCGACGTGATCGGGCAAAAAATCACGACCCTATTCGAAGCCGGCGAATTCGATGTCTGCACCATTGTCTACAATCATTTTAAATCGGTGATGACCCAGATCGTCACCTTCCAGCAGATCATTCCGTTCGCCGATTCGGCGCATGGAGCGGAAGGCAATGACGCCGAGGAGCAGATCGACCGGGGCGGCGCGATATATGAATTCGAGCCGGAAGAGGCAGAAATTCTTGAGCAATTGCTGCCGTATAATTTATCGATTCAGGTGTTCCGCTCGCTCTTAGAAAACGCGGCAAGCGAACAGGGCGCGCGCATGACGGCGATGGACAGCGCCACGCGCAATGCCGGCGAGATGATCGACAAGCTGACCCTTAATTACAACCGCACCCGCCAAGCCAAGATCACCGGAGAATTGATTGAAATCATCTCCGGCGCCGAGGCTACCTAG
- the atpA gene encoding F0F1 ATP synthase subunit alpha, whose product MDIGAAEVSAILKEQIANFGTEADVAEVGQVLSVGDGVARVYGLDNVQAGEMVEFPGNIRGMALNLETDNVGVVIFGEDRAIKEGDTVKRTGAIVEVPVGKGLLGRVVDPLGNPIDGKGPIDFTEMKRIEVKAPGIIPRQSVNEPVQTGLKALDALVPVGRGQRELIIGDRQTGKTAVAIDTIINQKGINASGDESKKLYCIYVAIGQKRSTVAQVMKTLEENGALEYTIIVSATASEAAPLQFLAPYSGCTMGEYFRDNGMHAVIIYDDLSKQAVAYRQMSLLLRRPPGREAYPGDVFYLHSRLLERAAKMNADHGGGSLTALPVIETQAGDVSAYIPTNVISITDGQIFLETTLFYQGIRPAINVGLSVSRVGSAAQIKAMRKVAGRIKLELAQYREMAAFAQFGSDLDASTQRLLARGARLTELLKQGQYSPLAIEEQVVVIFAGVRGYLDGIEVEQIGRFEQEFLGEIRSGGGDILDAIRTNGEMSEDNEKKLDSMLDDFTKKFA is encoded by the coding sequence ATGGACATCGGCGCCGCTGAAGTATCGGCAATCCTCAAAGAGCAAATCGCCAATTTTGGCACCGAAGCGGATGTCGCCGAGGTCGGACAAGTGCTCTCCGTGGGTGACGGTGTCGCTCGCGTTTATGGTCTGGATAACGTCCAGGCCGGCGAGATGGTCGAATTTCCAGGCAATATCCGCGGCATGGCGCTCAATCTTGAGACCGACAATGTCGGCGTCGTGATTTTCGGCGAGGATCGGGCGATCAAGGAAGGCGATACGGTTAAGCGGACCGGTGCCATCGTCGAAGTCCCGGTCGGCAAAGGCCTGTTGGGCCGCGTCGTGGACCCGCTCGGCAATCCGATCGACGGCAAAGGCCCGATCGATTTCACCGAGATGAAGCGCATCGAAGTCAAAGCGCCCGGCATTATCCCGCGCCAGTCGGTGAACGAGCCGGTCCAGACCGGCCTCAAGGCACTCGACGCCTTGGTCCCTGTCGGACGCGGCCAGCGCGAATTGATCATTGGTGATCGCCAGACCGGCAAGACCGCCGTCGCGATTGATACCATCATCAATCAGAAGGGCATCAACGCCAGCGGCGACGAAAGCAAAAAGCTCTATTGCATCTATGTGGCCATCGGGCAAAAACGCTCGACCGTGGCTCAAGTGATGAAGACGCTGGAAGAGAACGGCGCCCTGGAATACACCATCATCGTCTCCGCCACCGCTTCCGAAGCGGCGCCCCTGCAGTTTCTCGCACCCTATTCGGGCTGCACCATGGGTGAATATTTCCGCGACAACGGCATGCATGCCGTGATCATTTATGACGATCTCTCAAAGCAAGCGGTGGCCTATCGCCAGATGTCACTCCTGCTCCGCCGCCCGCCGGGCCGTGAAGCCTATCCGGGCGACGTGTTCTACCTCCATTCCCGCTTGTTGGAGCGCGCCGCAAAAATGAACGCTGATCATGGCGGCGGATCGCTAACGGCGCTGCCGGTGATCGAAACCCAGGCGGGCGACGTGTCGGCCTATATTCCGACCAACGTGATCTCGATTACCGATGGTCAGATTTTCTTGGAAACCACTCTCTTCTATCAGGGCATCCGCCCAGCTATTAACGTTGGTCTCTCGGTCAGCCGGGTGGGCTCAGCGGCGCAGATCAAGGCGATGAGGAAGGTTGCCGGGCGCATTAAGCTGGAGCTAGCGCAGTACCGCGAGATGGCAGCATTCGCGCAGTTTGGCTCGGATTTGGACGCCTCCACCCAACGCCTGCTGGCGCGTGGCGCGCGGCTTACAGAACTGCTCAAACAGGGGCAATATTCGCCGCTGGCGATCGAGGAGCAGGTAGTGGTTATCTTTGCCGGCGTGCGCGGCTATCTCGATGGCATCGAGGTTGAGCAAATCGGTCGTTTCGAGCAAGAATTTCTCGGTGAGATCCGCTCCGGTGGCGGCGATATTCTCGACGCCATCCGCACCAACGGCGAGATGAGCGAAGACAATGAAAAGAAGCTCGATTCGATGCTCGACGATTTCACCAAGAAATTCGCCTGA
- a CDS encoding F0F1 ATP synthase subunit delta: protein MAAKSTGQSDLAKRYATAFFDLALEQDQLDKLAGELSDLSALMDESADLARLVRSPIVSRGEQGAAMAAIISRAGMSSFVGNLVGLMAQNRRLFALKGTIAAFQTLVAEHRGEVSAEVTSASELKPAHLSAVKEALKKIVGRDVALETTVDPSLIGGLIVKVGSRMIDNSLRTKLENLELAMKGI, encoded by the coding sequence GTGGCAGCCAAATCCACAGGTCAGAGTGATCTCGCCAAGCGCTATGCGACGGCGTTTTTTGATCTTGCACTGGAGCAGGATCAGCTTGATAAACTGGCCGGAGAGCTCAGTGATTTAAGCGCCCTGATGGATGAAAGCGCCGATCTGGCGCGCCTCGTCCGCAGCCCGATTGTCTCGCGCGGCGAACAGGGCGCCGCGATGGCAGCCATTATCAGCCGCGCTGGCATGTCGAGTTTCGTCGGAAATTTAGTTGGCCTGATGGCCCAGAACCGCCGGCTGTTTGCCTTGAAAGGTACAATCGCCGCGTTTCAGACGCTGGTGGCCGAGCATCGCGGGGAAGTTTCCGCGGAGGTCACCTCGGCCAGCGAATTGAAGCCAGCACATTTGAGCGCCGTCAAAGAGGCGCTTAAGAAAATCGTCGGCCGCGACGTCGCGTTGGAAACCACGGTCGACCCGAGTTTGATTGGTGGACTGATCGTCAAGGTCGGTTCACGCATGATCGACAATTCACTACGGACGAAGCTCGAAAATCTTGAGCTCGCCATGAAAGGGATTTGA
- a CDS encoding primosomal protein N' → MAKNDATLTPPETGDDTARIAVLLPLGLDTAYDYLVPAGECAPEGAFVRVPLGSREVTGVVWRTVEDDGDASLTRDRLKYINSVLPVPPLPESVRKLVDWVAEYTLAKRGAVLRMAMSVPAALEPAKMRVAYLAGENLPERLTPARQRVLDLLSDGLPRGAQEVAHEAAVSAGVVRGLADSGALRHVSLPAWQAPEPPDWRLPRATLSADQRVAADALAARVRETGFSVTLLDGVTGSGKTEVYFEAVAAALEAERQVLVMLPEISLGIQWLGRFRARFGTAPAVWHSELGQRARRETWRGVADGSLRVVVGARSALWLPFAELGLIVVDEEHDSAFKQEDGVIYHARDMAVMRSRLAACPLVLSSATPSLETLGNVRSGRYQSLDLPDRHGGAQLPHIETVDMRATPPPRGAWISPPLREAMAESFAAGQQAVLFLNRRGYAPLTLCRACGHRLECPNCTAWLVAHRFSDTLNCHHCGYRRRQPEACPECETEGRMAACGPGVERVAEEAAALFPEVRSEIVTSDTIAGPGEAADFIARIEKREIDLLIGTQIIAKGHHFPLLTLVGVIDADLGLAGGDLRAAERTYQLLHQVAGRAGRARHPGRVLLQTYMPEHPVMAALATGGREAFLAREAEAREQHGQPPAGRLAAIILSGRNEASVAATARALARIARRTLPADGGIEVLGPAPAAMALLRGRYRYRLLIKCARAVLPQPWLRRWLADLDAPSRVTLRVDVDPYSFL, encoded by the coding sequence ATGGCTAAGAACGACGCCACTTTAACCCCGCCCGAGACCGGCGACGATACGGCCCGTATCGCCGTCCTGCTGCCGCTCGGGCTCGACACCGCCTATGACTATCTGGTCCCGGCCGGGGAATGCGCGCCCGAGGGCGCGTTTGTCCGCGTGCCGCTCGGCAGCCGCGAGGTTACGGGCGTGGTTTGGAGAACGGTCGAGGACGATGGTGACGCCAGCCTGACGCGCGACCGGCTGAAATATATCAACAGCGTTTTGCCGGTGCCGCCGCTGCCTGAAAGCGTGCGCAAGCTGGTCGATTGGGTGGCGGAATACACTTTGGCGAAGCGCGGCGCGGTATTGCGCATGGCGATGAGCGTGCCGGCGGCGTTGGAGCCGGCCAAAATGCGCGTGGCATATCTTGCCGGCGAGAATTTACCCGAGCGCCTCACGCCGGCGCGCCAGCGCGTGTTGGACTTATTGTCCGACGGCCTGCCGCGCGGCGCCCAAGAGGTGGCGCACGAGGCCGCCGTCAGCGCCGGCGTGGTGCGCGGGCTCGCCGACAGCGGCGCGCTCAGGCACGTGTCACTGCCTGCCTGGCAAGCACCAGAACCGCCGGATTGGCGCCTGCCGCGCGCCACGCTATCGGCGGATCAACGGGTAGCTGCGGACGCGCTCGCAGCGCGCGTGCGCGAGACTGGGTTTAGCGTCACCCTGCTGGACGGGGTGACGGGATCAGGCAAGACGGAGGTTTATTTCGAGGCCGTCGCGGCGGCGTTGGAAGCGGAGCGCCAGGTGCTGGTGATGCTGCCGGAGATTTCCCTCGGCATACAATGGCTGGGACGCTTCCGCGCGCGTTTTGGCACCGCGCCGGCGGTGTGGCATTCGGAACTCGGCCAGCGCGCGCGACGCGAGACCTGGCGCGGCGTGGCAGACGGCAGCCTGCGCGTTGTCGTCGGCGCGCGCTCGGCGCTTTGGCTTCCGTTCGCCGAACTTGGCCTGATCGTCGTGGACGAAGAGCATGACAGCGCGTTCAAGCAGGAAGACGGCGTGATCTACCATGCCCGCGATATGGCGGTGATGCGCAGCCGTCTGGCAGCCTGCCCACTGGTGCTCAGCTCGGCCACGCCGTCGCTCGAAACCCTCGGCAATGTGCGCAGCGGGCGCTACCAAAGCCTGGACCTGCCGGACCGTCATGGCGGCGCCCAACTGCCGCATATTGAGACCGTCGATATGCGCGCCACGCCACCACCCCGAGGCGCTTGGATTTCACCGCCGCTGCGCGAGGCGATGGCGGAAAGCTTTGCCGCCGGGCAGCAGGCGGTGCTGTTCCTGAACCGGCGCGGCTATGCACCGCTGACGCTGTGCCGCGCCTGCGGCCATCGGCTCGAATGCCCCAATTGCACCGCCTGGCTGGTCGCTCATCGCTTTTCCGACACCCTCAATTGCCATCATTGCGGCTATCGCCGGCGCCAACCCGAGGCCTGCCCGGAATGCGAAACCGAGGGCCGCATGGCGGCGTGCGGGCCGGGCGTGGAACGGGTGGCCGAAGAAGCGGCGGCTTTATTCCCCGAGGTGCGCAGCGAAATCGTCACCAGCGACACCATCGCCGGGCCAGGTGAAGCGGCGGATTTTATCGCCCGCATCGAGAAGCGCGAAATCGATCTTTTGATCGGCACCCAGATCATCGCCAAGGGCCATCATTTTCCGTTGCTCACACTGGTTGGTGTGATCGACGCCGATCTTGGCCTTGCCGGTGGCGATTTGCGCGCCGCAGAGCGCACCTACCAACTGCTGCATCAGGTCGCCGGGCGGGCCGGACGAGCGCGCCATCCCGGGCGTGTGCTGCTGCAAACCTATATGCCGGAACATCCGGTCATGGCGGCGCTGGCGACCGGCGGGCGCGAAGCTTTCCTGGCGCGCGAGGCGGAAGCGCGCGAGCAGCATGGCCAGCCGCCGGCCGGGCGGCTCGCCGCGATTATCCTGTCGGGGCGCAACGAGGCCAGCGTCGCCGCGACCGCCCGCGCACTTGCCCGCATCGCGCGCCGCACCCTGCCGGCGGACGGCGGCATTGAAGTTCTCGGGCCGGCACCGGCCGCTATGGCGCTGTTACGCGGACGCTATCGTTACCGCCTGTTGATCAAATGCGCGCGCGCGGTGTTGCCGCAGCCATGGCTGCGCCGTTGGCTCGCCGACCTCGACGCGCCTTCTCGCGTAACGCTTCGGGTGGACGTTGATCCGTATAGCTTTTTATAG
- the fsa gene encoding fructose-6-phosphate aldolase produces the protein MKFFVDTAEIGEIEDLAATGLLDGVTTNPSLIHKSGGDFIETVTRICQIVEGPVSAEVTATDADSMIEEGRRLAGIAPNIAVKVPLTWDGLKACRTLSQAGTMVNVTLCFSAAQALLAAKAGATFISPFVGRLDDIGQDGMVLIEEIVTIYSNYPDTLHTEVLVASIRDPIHLIEAAKLGADVATVPPAVLRKLAQHPLTDIGLATFLADWEKTGQSILS, from the coding sequence ATGAAATTCTTCGTCGATACGGCGGAAATCGGAGAGATCGAGGATTTAGCGGCCACCGGGCTGCTCGACGGCGTGACCACCAATCCGTCGCTGATCCATAAATCAGGCGGCGATTTTATCGAGACGGTCACCCGCATTTGTCAAATCGTCGAGGGGCCAGTCAGCGCTGAAGTGACCGCGACAGACGCCGACTCGATGATCGAGGAGGGCAGGCGCCTGGCCGGAATCGCGCCCAATATAGCGGTCAAGGTGCCGCTCACCTGGGATGGTCTCAAAGCCTGCCGTACGCTCAGCCAGGCCGGGACAATGGTCAATGTGACGCTGTGTTTTTCCGCCGCTCAAGCGTTGCTGGCGGCCAAAGCCGGGGCCACCTTCATCTCGCCCTTTGTCGGGCGGCTCGATGATATCGGCCAGGATGGCATGGTACTGATCGAGGAGATCGTTACCATCTACAGCAATTACCCCGACACGCTGCACACCGAAGTGCTGGTTGCCTCGATCCGCGATCCCATCCATTTGATTGAGGCGGCAAAGCTCGGCGCCGATGTTGCCACCGTGCCACCCGCCGTGCTGCGCAAACTGGCGCAGCATCCGCTCACCGACATTGGCCTGGCCACATTCCTCGCCGATTGGGAAAAGACCGGGCAGTCAATTCTCAGCTAG
- a CDS encoding tyrosine recombinase XerC, whose product MIDAVESWRRWLADERRSSNHTVSAYLRDLSAFFAFLMVHLGGPVSFAGLEGLRAADFRSYLARRAAENRAKTSTARAVSVLRGFFRHLEREQLASNGAVASLRSPRLPHAVPRPLTTGQASAVVAAAEDGAASANNTQSWIAKRDAAVLLLLYGCGLRIGEALGLDGRDVTGADVLLVRGKGDKERGVPVLPVVNKAIADYRAACPLALEAGGPLFVGARGGRLGARVIQSGMARLRGALGLPPSATPHALRHSFATHLLADGGDLRSIQELLGHASLTTTQRYTEVDEASLMAAYNAAHPRAR is encoded by the coding sequence GTGATCGACGCGGTGGAATCCTGGCGCCGCTGGCTGGCTGATGAGCGGCGCTCGTCAAACCATACGGTGAGCGCCTATCTGCGCGATCTCTCAGCATTTTTCGCATTTCTGATGGTGCATTTGGGCGGGCCGGTCAGCTTCGCCGGGCTGGAAGGTCTGCGCGCCGCCGATTTCCGCAGCTATCTCGCTCGCCGTGCTGCTGAGAACCGTGCCAAGACCTCAACCGCCCGCGCCGTCTCAGTACTGCGCGGTTTTTTTCGCCATCTCGAGCGTGAGCAATTGGCATCGAACGGCGCCGTCGCGTCGCTTAGGAGCCCGCGTCTGCCGCACGCTGTGCCGCGCCCGTTAACCACCGGCCAGGCCAGCGCGGTTGTCGCCGCGGCGGAGGACGGCGCGGCCAGCGCCAACAACACCCAGTCGTGGATCGCCAAGCGCGACGCGGCGGTGCTGTTGCTACTCTACGGCTGCGGCTTGCGCATCGGCGAGGCGCTCGGCCTTGACGGCCGCGATGTCACTGGCGCCGATGTGTTGCTGGTGCGCGGTAAAGGCGACAAGGAGCGCGGCGTGCCGGTGCTACCCGTGGTCAATAAGGCGATCGCAGATTACCGCGCTGCCTGTCCGCTTGCGCTCGAAGCCGGCGGGCCGCTGTTTGTGGGTGCGCGCGGCGGGCGCCTGGGCGCACGCGTCATCCAGTCCGGCATGGCGCGTCTGCGCGGCGCCCTCGGCCTGCCGCCGAGCGCCACTCCGCATGCGCTGCGCCACAGTTTTGCCACCCATCTATTGGCCGATGGCGGCGATCTGCGCAGCATCCAGGAACTGCTCGGCCACGCCAGCCTCACCACCACCCAGCGCTACACCGAGGTCGATGAAGCGAGCTTGATGGCCGCCTACAACGCGGCGCACCCGAGAGCACGCTGA